One genomic region from Pseudoduganella lutea encodes:
- the hrcA gene encoding heat-inducible transcriptional repressor HrcA: MQLDTRAQTLLKALVERYIADGQPVGSRALSKISGLDLSPATIRNIMADLEELGYVSSPHTSAGRVPTPRGYRIFVDTLLTVQPMDESAVESRLRPQAHPPQKLIANAAQMLSSLSQFAGVVMSPRRESAFRQIEFLRLGEKRILLVIVAPGGDVQNRLLLTDVDYTPSQLQQSANFINQHYSGLAFDEVRTRMQGELRQLRDDMGRLMQAAVEAGTEAMADTGDDMVISGERNLLSVSDLSSNMTSLRQMFDMFEQKTGLMQLLDVSSKASGVQIFIGGESNLVPLDDMSVVTAPYEVNGRIVGTLGVIGPTRMAYERVIPIVDITSRLLSNALSHG; encoded by the coding sequence TCCGGCCTTGACCTGTCGCCGGCCACGATCCGCAACATCATGGCCGATCTCGAAGAACTCGGTTATGTCTCGAGCCCCCACACGTCGGCCGGCCGCGTGCCCACGCCGCGTGGCTACCGCATTTTCGTCGACACGCTGCTGACCGTGCAGCCAATGGATGAAAGTGCCGTCGAATCGCGGCTGCGCCCGCAGGCGCATCCGCCGCAAAAGCTGATCGCCAACGCGGCGCAGATGCTGTCGTCGCTGTCGCAGTTCGCCGGCGTGGTCATGAGCCCGCGCCGCGAATCGGCGTTCCGGCAGATCGAATTCCTGCGCCTGGGCGAAAAGCGGATCCTGCTGGTGATCGTTGCCCCCGGTGGCGACGTGCAGAACCGCCTGCTGCTGACGGACGTCGATTACACCCCGTCCCAGTTGCAGCAATCGGCCAACTTCATCAACCAGCACTACAGCGGCCTGGCGTTCGACGAAGTGCGCACCCGCATGCAGGGTGAACTGCGCCAGCTGCGCGACGACATGGGCCGCCTGATGCAGGCCGCCGTGGAGGCGGGCACCGAGGCAATGGCCGATACGGGCGATGACATGGTGATTTCCGGCGAGCGCAACCTGCTGTCGGTGAGCGACCTGTCCTCGAACATGACGTCGCTGCGCCAGATGTTCGACATGTTCGAGCAGAAAACGGGGCTGATGCAATTGCTCGACGTGTCGTCGAAGGCGTCCGGCGTGCAGATCTTCATCGGCGGCGAATCGAACCTCGTGCCGCTGGACGACATGAGCGTCGTCACCGCGCCCTACGAGGTGAACGGCAGGATCGTCGGCACGCTCGGCGTGATCGGCCCCACGCGCATGGCCTACGAGCGCGTGATCCCGATCGTGGACATCACGTCGCGCCTGCTATCGAACGCGCTCAGCCACGGCTGA
- the fur gene encoding ferric iron uptake transcriptional regulator, translating to MSNSPTDLKASGLKATLPRLKILDIFQNSSVRHLTAEDVYKILLADNMDVGLATVYRVLTQFEQAGLLNRNHFESGKAIFELNQGSHHDHLVCLDCGRVEEFVDEEIEARQQRIAVERGFKIAEHALAIYGSCIKDNCPHRH from the coding sequence GCCAGCGGCCTGAAGGCCACCCTGCCGCGCCTGAAGATTCTCGACATCTTCCAGAACAGTTCCGTGCGTCACCTGACGGCCGAAGATGTCTACAAGATCCTCCTGGCCGACAATATGGACGTCGGTCTCGCCACCGTTTACCGCGTGCTGACGCAGTTCGAACAGGCTGGCCTGTTGAACCGCAATCACTTCGAAAGCGGCAAGGCGATCTTCGAACTGAACCAGGGTTCCCACCACGACCACCTCGTGTGCCTCGATTGCGGCCGCGTGGAGGAATTCGTCGACGAGGAAATCGAAGCCCGCCAGCAGCGCATCGCCGTCGAACGCGGCTTCAAGATCGCCGAGCATGCGCTGGCGATCTATGGCAGTTGCATCAAGGACAACTGCCCGCACCGGCATTGA